A stretch of DNA from Cannabis sativa cultivar Pink pepper isolate KNU-18-1 chromosome X, ASM2916894v1, whole genome shotgun sequence:
cctagggcttaacttacccttcttcctgaagcgtctaatacccttcattggtgaaacccgcaggaaaacatgttcccctgcctgaaatgtaacatctctacgcttcggatcagcataacttttctgcctgctttgagctgcaagcatccgagccttgatcttatcaatagcctcattggtcctctgcactaattctggacccaagtacttcctttctcccatctcgtcccaatgaataggagaacgacatttcctaccatataacatctcatagggagccatccctattgtactctggtagctgttgttgtaggagaattcaattaaaggcaagtacttactccatgaaccctcaaagtccatgacacaggctcgcagtaagtcttccaaaatctgaatagttctttctgactgaccatcagtctgaggatgaaaggctgtactaaactttaatttggtacccatagccttctgaagacttacccaaaacttcgatgtaaactttggatcactgattagtggttaaaaatacacttttatttattttaaatgataaaataaattgagttttaattgatattttcatgaaattattgtaatatattttataaatgaaaatatttgattttgattcaatttatgtctttcttataggaattaaagtgtatttttgttgaaagaaagaggaaggagcaaagttgaaaagaaatgaagaaaaaaatggcatttttgttgAAGTCCAAAGCAACCCAACCCAAAAAGGTTAAGTCTAGCCCATGAAGCTCATCATCAATTTTGTCTCTTCCAAAGCATGTGATGCAATGATGATAAGTCTAGGTCATCATCAACCCTATTTTCCTCTTCCACACTCAACCTTCATCCAAAGAGTAGAAGTCAAAATCACaatgataacaaaaataatattaattttatttttgatttgaaatgtcaaatttaatcttaatatttattttataatcccaaatttttatttatttatttttagtccttttatggctctataaataggagctcattttagtaattgggtgtgtaatttttagtgtagaaaaactatagcaaaattctctcaacttttcttctcatcttttctctttagaaattttatgagaatgattagcataatggcctaatcttccttggaaggttagggatgattccatatgcaaagtgaggttattttgtatctttgattcactttttgttgtaatgtttatttgagtaatgcaagttcatattccacttttatttttatgttcttcttccatctatactatctatgctattataccaaatatatatatagacttagtcatgctctttctatatatttttatttagtgattatagtaatggtagtattgctcatttctatcttttatgttcatttttatttactttttgttaaatgatatataggtttagtcatgctctccctatgtgtccaaaaattaataaaagtaatattaatgttcatttccttcactatcacctccatctccatctctatctctttgtcattatttttactaaaaatatataggattagtcatgctctttctatgtgttactatttagtaaaaataatattgatgtttagttttatatttaatcttttattgcattattgcttgatgtataatgtcatttctaggttctacataagattaaattatttcttttatttttaagaacttgtatactcaaaatataatgaacTTCAATGTTACATCATTGTGTCAACTTAGTGAATCAAAGGTACAAAATAGCTAAACAAGCATATGGATGATTCTTGaagcctttctctcttttattattgattACACCTTTATTTGCtttcctttaatatttattaccaaAACAAAAACCACAAAATCATTTGTTACTACTATCACTTATtattaaccttttgtttttatttttctactaacgcttttgtccataatcacctccctgtggaatcgaccgcccgatctatactacaaccaccgctagtggaagtcacatttgggcgttaaacaaattttggcgccgttgccggggaggtaATTTTTCGAAAGCTAGTGAAATCTACAATCAAGAGgttagtaactttttttttgttatattttattttcttgtgaATATTGTCTTATGTtgtgtaaatatttgtaaaaaaaaaattaccaagaattcAAAGTATGCTCTAAGGTTGCGGTTTTATCCGATCTTCCTTATCAGaaatgattttttgaaaaaaaaaaaaaaatagttaacatCTTCTTGTATTTAGTTTtacaagtataattttttttcttgacaaaaaaaaagtctattccctttatttttttttattatttttttactttaatttttgtttagtgTGATTGTTTATACTATCTTTTAGttattgtttcttttttttcattagtgttttatttgtttttttcttaGTACTCATAGCATTTAAGTCCtctaaaaaatcataaaatacaaaaaaaaaaaaaagtaagttaTAAAAACTTCTTCATAAAACGCTTAGTATTTGGTACAACGGTGTAATATTGTATATGACACAAACCAAGATTGTTCTGTCTAGAAAGATTGGTTTTTAAATAAAGTTTGTGTTAGTGTACCCTCCACCTTACCTGGGAACCTCGGTTCTGTCTAGGCAAGGTTGGGACGAAGCGGTACCTTGGCAACCTTTCCAATTGGCCTGGGAACATTTTTGtgttaatcattgtaatattacATTTTTGTGCTATTTACTATAACAAAAACAACCTTGTTTTATCAAAAATAAGCAACTCATTTTTGCTTAGAAAGGTCTTTGGTCGAAAAGGTTAGTGAACCCTTCACACTTACCTGGTAACCCCGGGGAGTTCTAGTAAGTTGTGAAGGACCATTCTAAAAACCTCCAAAGTAACCTGGGAACAAgttgaacaaaaaaaattaaatatatttaaaaaaaaaaaaaagcaaacaaGAGTGGATGAGTAACTCTTCTTCTGACGAAACCACTTCTAGTGAAACTTCGTCCAATCCATCTACTACTCCTTCTCCCATTCACACGATAATCGGTAATCCTTTcgcaatgaataataataatgaaatacaaCAGAGAACACTTAATGATTACCTTCACCCCACCCAAACTTCCATACCATCATGCTTCATATTTCCACCTAATATGCCAAGTCTTGGTGTCAAACCCGGCATTATTCAACTTTTGCCAACTTTTCATGGAATAGAAAATGAAAATCCATATGTGCATATTAGGGAATTTGAGGAAGTTGTTGACACTTTTTATGACCGAGCAACCATCAATGATGCTGCACGCTTAAAGTTTTTTCCCTTCTCCTTGAAGGATAAAGCTAAAAGTTGGTTGTATTCTTTGAGATCTAGGTCTATCGGAACATGGGAAGAAATGACCAAAAcattttttgttaaatatttcccTGTCCATAAGACCAACAGTTTGAAAAGACAAATCTCAACATTTTCCCAAAAAGACAATGAAACGTTCTATCAAGTCTGGGAGAGATTTAAAGATCTCTTAAGTCAGTGTCCACACCACGGGTACGAGAGTTGGCGCATCGTCAGCTACTTCTATGAAGGCCTCACAAGTCGTGAGCGCCAGTTCGTAGAAATGATGTGCAACGGTGAGTTCCTTCAAAAGGAACCCGAAGAAGCTCTTGAGTTTCTCATTGAGCTTGCTGAAAAATCTCACACATGGATCGGTCCAAGTGCTGCTGAAAGCACCAACAGAAATCGACTAGCTGGGATTTACCAACTTCGGGAAGAGGACAGCTTAAAGGCCCAAGTCGAATCTTTAAAAAAGCAAATTGAAATCCTTACGACTAAAGATGGCCAAAAAGGGTGCATGGTTGCCCAAGCACAATCCAGACCACTCGAACCTTGTTTCGTTTGTGGAGAAAATGGGCATTTAGCTAAGGACTGCTTAGTTTACAAAGAAATGAAGGGGGTTCATGAGGAGCAATGCAATGCCTTAGGGCAATATAACAAGCCATTCTCCCATACGTACAACCCTGGTTGGAGAAACCACCCGAATTTCAGTTGGAGAGATAACTCTAACCAAGCTCAAACATCTGGAGGACAATGGAGAAATGAGCATCAAGCTCAACCTCCAAAGGCATATCCTACGCCTCAATACAATGCTCAACAACAAGGGAACTCCCTTGAAAGCACTATTCATGCATTCATTGAGGAACAAGCTAAAATCAATCGCCAATTAAAGGAAGATGTCCAAGAAATAAAAagtcaattttcaaaattgaccGCATCCTTGGCTATTTCTGAGAAAGGCAGACTTCCTTCCCAGCCTCAATTTAATGCACAAGGGCAACACATGGCTGAAATCTCCACCTCTAATGATCCCATCGTTAAAGGGGTTAACGCCATCACAACAAGAAGTGGTAAAGCTTTGGAAGATCCATCCATCAAAACCACTacttcaaattcaaaagttgcCCCTGACAGTGCACCGATAAATGGTCAAGCAAAAGTACCATTTCCCCAGGCTCTTAGACCTGTTGGGAAAATTCCTGAAAACCGAGCTGAACTCCTTG
This window harbors:
- the LOC133032006 gene encoding uncharacterized protein LOC133032006; this encodes MSNSSSDETTSSETSSNPSTTPSPIHTIIGNPFAMNNNNEIQQRTLNDYLHPTQTSIPSCFIFPPNMPSLGVKPGIIQLLPTFHGIENENPYVHIREFEEVVDTFYDRATINDAARLKFFPFSLKDKAKSWLYSLRSRSIGTWEEMTKTFFVKYFPVHKTNSLKRQISTFSQKDNETFYQVWERFKDLLSQCPHHGYESWRIVSYFYEGLTSRERQFVEMMCNGEFLQKEPEEALEFLIELAEKSHTWIGPSAAESTNRNRLAGIYQLREEDSLKAQVESLKKQIEILTTKDGQKGCMVAQAQSRPLEPCFVCGENGHLAKDCLVYKEMKGVHEEQCNALGQYNKPFSHTYNPGWRNHPNFSWRDNSNQAQTSGGQWRNEHQAQPPKAYPTPQYNAQQQGNSLESTIHAFIEEQAKINRQLKEDVQEIKSQFSKLTASLAISEKGRLPSQPQFNAQGQHMAEISTSNDPIVKGVNAITTRSGKALEDPSIKTTTSNSKVAPDSAPINGQAKVPFPQALRPVGKIPENRAELLEHLTQVKINLPLLHIIKQVPAYAKIIKDLCTAKRKHHVKKTAFLTEQVSAVIEQKTPPKYKDPGCPTISCQIGTHEVSQALLDLGASVNLMPYSVYSQLGLGEMKPTSVVFAASC